The nucleotide sequence CCCTCCTCCTGCCCAGGTTTATGGCAAACCTCCAATTGAAGTTAATAGAGCAGGGTAGATTCTCTGTACAATATGAAGAACAGATAGCCGACTCAGAAAAGTCACTGTGCAATTTTACGTGTGCCTACTCACATGTGGAcaacactgagttcagtgggactatCTTCCAGGGAAGGGTGTATAGGATCTCAGCCTTAGTAGCAGGTGTTTTCTAAATATACTTGTTTCTCCAGTTCTGCATTGTGCAGTTTCAGTTATGTGTGCACACTTTAAGGCAAAAATATGTGTGAATACACTGTTGTGATCTAGTTATATTACTTTTATATACAATGTTGTCATCTGGTTATTTTGCCACTCAACTCTGCATTCTGAAgaatggtttgcttgttttttttagcTAGAGAGCAGAAGTAGCttaaataacatacaaaactagTTTCCACTGTGTGCTTGCTGTACAGATTTAGCACATGTTCTGCAAAAAGGTTTTGAGGGAAAAGCAGAGGCAAACATGATTATCGCAAAGGCTCAATGTAAAAGTAAAGTCTCAAAATCAAAGCATGGCTTGGGAGATGCTCCTGAAAATTAAATTTCCATAGTAATTACCTGGGAGGATGGACTGATTTTTCATCTTCCTTTCACAAGGTGGAGACCTGCTCTTTCAGCAAGTGCCCATGGTGGAAATGGATGGGATGAAGATGGTGCAGACCCGAGCTATTCTCAACTACATTGCAACCAAACACAATCTCTACGGGAAGGACATGAAGCAGAGAGTATGGTACTGTAACATTCCTTTAAGTTTGGTTCATAAAGCACGTTTTGGTTTGCTGTATATGATATAAGAGGAAATCTCTGCTCTGTCATATGATCTACTGATGACTTATGAGTCAGTATGTTTCATCTCTACTGTCAGATTGGGCAAGAAAGGTTCCAGAGGAACCGGCATGAGCTAATTCGACCTCTCAGTcccagcaaagtttttgtggacTGGTTCCTTTGAAATCAACGTGGTTTCTCCAAAGTTCATACTCTAGTCTTTCATGTAATCCCAATAACCTGGATCACTGGAGggcattgtatttttcttttgcagatgTATAAATTTGAGTTTTGACATAAGGCTCTTCCTTAGAAAAAAGTGTAGCCATTGAAGATCATAGTACGCCAAGAAGCACATGTattaaaaacacagagagaggCTCTTTCCAAAGAAAAATACCCTTTCTCCAACATACCAGATTGCACCTGTTTATCTGCTGGGATATCACACATTTTGTGCCTGTGATGCTACTACAATATTCCatgcccctcccctccctgacaggtttttggctCTGTTTGTTttacattatcattatcattactgCCActgctactgttgttgtttttcttgtaaTCTGAATAACTGAGATGAGGAAACACCTTTCTACTATTGACAAATGAGTTTTATTATAACCAACACATTTCCAACATAACAGAGCGATTCACCTGCTACCGAGTGATCCGGTCATGGCAACATTCTCTTTCCTTCAGGATTGATACGTACTGTGAAGCTACTATGGATATGAATAAATCAATAACCATGCTTCCCTTCAAGCCAGCTAACAAGAGGGAGAAGGCGTTTGCAGACATTATTGAAAAAGCCACCACCAGATACTTCCCAGTCTTCGAAAAGGTACGAGGCGAAGAAGGAATGAAACTTACAACCCTTTTAAGAGAAGTCACCTAGGCTCAACTGCAATGTTGATAGGACTGCTTGGTCCAACATAAaaacatagaagcatagaattgtagggttggaatgtTGGGAATCATTCTGCATAGAAACAGTAAagatgtttgtacctttaagaactgTTTATGGGAGCTTTGGGCAGATTGGATACAGCTGGTCTTGACTACAAAAGGGGAAAAGCTTCAGTTTAAACTTTGCCTGCAgaaaaaacacccacaagctttgctgtttgttgttttgtaataaaacctttatttaatttggttttacacCAGTCTCGTGGTGTCACAGTctctgtcatctgccaccagtgGAAAATCCCCCTCTAACATGGACGGGACCACAAGGGACATCTATGGCAactcctgcaaagcaggaatcttttcccagcATAGGATTCAAACCCATGGCTCTGAGATTAGGAGCCTCacattcagtggcgtagcgtggggggtgccaggggtgccggccgcaccgggcgcaacatctgggggggcgcgagtccagagggaagggacaagttccttcctccgccgggctccccgtcgccaccgccagccttgcgccctagcgcgcgcgccgccccccgccgccgctgcggctgtgctccactcactgctcgcaggaggagcagccgctgcagcagcgccgacgccgccaccgacgcctggccgggcgcgggcagcctccgcaccccgatgccgacgccgacgccatcccctcggcccagccacaggcggcggctgcttctgccgactgggagggaggagagctccgaggggcctcgacgcgccctgcgctccccaaaaccctccgagaggaagccggcgggcgggcgagggtctcccggcggaagggggcgccgctggctccggctctcagcgcaagtctcagccgcggggcggggggggcgaggacggagctcggctggaagcccccggacctggccgggaggaggagaggcgctcgccaagcccggatctggagcgcctcggagcgcgggctccacctacagcccaaggagaggagggggcggggaggcgcccgaggggagggggcttcgggtGCCTCGGCCCGGGGGctctgcaaataataaatttaataaattcctgctgagcctttgggggggtccttggctccttcgctcgcccccagccccagtggcatagcgtgggggggtgcaggggggccggccgcaccggccacaacatctgggggggcactcgcactcgagtgctaaaatccacgggttagggggcgcaaattacttgccttgccccgggtgctgacaacccacgctacgccactgctcacattcttactgactgagctaccatTTCCTTATTCTTTGCATTTTCCAAACTTCTAATAGCAACTCTTCAGTTTTAAAAAGCTGTGTGAGAGAAGACCAGGAATCACACACAGTATTCATTTATGACATGAACTTCTTATCTCAGCTTCTGCACGACCCCATTGAAGCAGTGATTTGGGGGAAAGTGCTCCATCTTCTCCTTGTTAGGCAGTCGTTTGTTGGAACTCATACTTCAGAAATTATACAAATCCTCTTCCACTCATGATGCAATATTATCCGGGTGTTAGATAATTCAAAAGTGGTCGGAATACACATTCTTCTTTTTGCATATTTTTGTGTATTTACCTAAAGCACTCTCAATAtatttcatgctggccacataacccagaaagctgtctgtggagaaacaccagctccctcggccagaaaacaagatgagtgccacaaccccatagttgcctttgactggacctaaccatccagaggtcctttaccttttctttttttctttttaccttaTTTCATGCTCTGTAGGTCTTCAAAGATCATGGGCAAAATTTTCTTGTTGGAAATCAGCTCAGCAGAGCGGATATTCAATTGCTTGAAGCCATTTTAACAgtggaagagctgaaggctgataTTCTCACCAAATTCCCTCTTTTAATGGTAAGTAACACCATTTCACAACTTATTATAAAAGTGAAAAGATAGGCAGTGAACAGGTTCCCtggctcttgcaagatctcattAGCTGCCAGATCAAGAATGTGaaatcctccagatattgtgcaATGCAGCTCCCATCCGCTCTGATCATTGGGTTTCTACAAGTCATTTGTGAATTAAATGTAGACACATACAGGTTAACCCACATACGATTATAAACCTGCAATAGAGCTCAAATGTTGACCTCCCTTTTCAAAGGGACATAATTGGGTTTTCAGTAGATATGAAGTTTCTCACTTGTAGTTTCATTATTGACCATGAAACTGTTGTAACCGTAGATGACAAATTATTATTTGGGAATGCCAccatttctccttttctcttctaaaatattttgctctctctctcttaggcTTTTAAAGAGAGAATAAGCAACATACCTACAGTCAAGAAATTTCTGCAGCCCGGTAGCCCAAGAAAACCACCAATAGATGAAAAGGGTATTAAAAAGGCAACGGAAGTTTTCCACTTAATTGACGACTAGCATCATAGTTGATGCACTATTGTAGCCACAGGCAAAGCACTAAAACTGAAATGGGACAACACTGTTTCGCCTCAGCAAGCTGTCCTAAGTTATAAAAGAGTCCTTAACTGTTAACAGATGAAATAATAGTTTAATGGGAATTGTCTCATTTCATTTTGTTCATTTACTTGGAGCACAACCTCAGTAAAGCCCTTTGATTCCTTTATAACAAGAGTTTCTGCAATAACAACTCAAATAATTTTTTGCAAACACTACCCTCAGCTAAAGCACACATGATGCAGGCAATAAGAACACTGTCATATCAATCaccaaaaaaaagataaaagaatatACAACCCatacaataggtaaaggtaaaggtacccctgcccgtacgggccagtcttgccagactctagggttgtgcgctcatctcactctataggccgggagccagcgctgtccgcagacacttccgggtcatgtggccagcgtgacgaagctgctccggcgaactggcaccagagcagcacacggaacgccgtttaccttcccgctagaaagcggtacctatttatctacttgcacttaagggtgctttcgaactgctaggttggcaggcgctgggaccaaacgatgggagcgcaccccgccgcggggattcatgcgattggcaagtcctggcgctgaggttttacccacagcgccacccgcgtccctgacaatacacaacattaaaacacaatatctatctatctaaacaaCTAATACAAATAGGGTG is from Podarcis raffonei isolate rPodRaf1 chromosome 3, rPodRaf1.pri, whole genome shotgun sequence and encodes:
- the LOC128410100 gene encoding glutathione S-transferase-like produces the protein MAGKPKLYYFNGRGRMETIRWLLAAAGVEFEEQLIEVKEDLEKLRQGGDLLFQQVPMVEMDGMKMVQTRAILNYIATKHNLYGKDMKQRVWIDTYCEATMDMNKSITMLPFKPANKREKAFADIIEKATTRYFPVFEKVFKDHGQNFLVGNQLSRADIQLLEAILTVEELKADILTKFPLLMAFKERISNIPTVKKFLQPGSPRKPPIDEKGIKKATEVFHLIDD